In the Pongo abelii isolate AG06213 chromosome 2, NHGRI_mPonAbe1-v2.0_pri, whole genome shotgun sequence genome, TCCCAGGTCTTCTGCACCAAGAGTCACAGTCACAGGTAGTACTCGGGAACTCAGGGCCATGGGAAGGGCAAGGCCCAGGGTCCTAGTGACACCAGAACCCTGGGCCTTGAGGGGTGGCTCAGAAGCAGCTCCCTAGAGCGTTGCAGTCAACTGTCTCACCTGCATCCAAGTGAAGACTCCTGTTTACACCCACGGATCTTCGGAGCAGCCACTCTGTGCTGGCCTGGGGAACCAGCCACACCTGATCCCCCACCCACACCCTGAACTTGGCTCCAAAGGAAAGGGGGGGAATGGAGCCCTGTGTTCCCAGAGTGCCTCTGAGGCAAGTGCTCTGGGCACGGAGCACATCAGTGAGGTGTCTGCCTCTTGAGTGCAGCAGCTGTCAGGCACACTGTGGGGCTTCCCTGGCCCTCTGGCCTGGCAGCTCCTGCTTTGTCGTCGGCGCTGGGGTTATGGCTGAGACAGGGATCCCCTGGAGCCTTAGAGCTGGGGCCCCTGCAAGGCAGTGCCCTGTACATCTAGTCCTGCCTGCTCCCTTCTCCCTGCAGCCCCTGCTTCTGGAGGGACACTGGGAAATTGGGGACAGGATGCTCATAGGCTCAGGAAACATATCACCCATTTAATCCTGCATATGTGCGGGTGCAGAGTGAGACTGATGCACAGAGCAGCACCTTCCATATGACCCTCTCAGTAATTCTGTAGGttggtacaatttttttttctttttaaaaatgttttcacagAGACAGGGTATCGCTATATGGcttagactggtcttgaactactgggtttcaagcaatcctctcacctcagcctcctgagtagctgggactataggcgtgtgccaccatgccccacttgGTACAATTTTTCCTACCCTTTTAGAAACTAGGAAACAGGCCCAAGAGGTGAGGCGACATTCCTGAAGTCATAGCCGTGAGAGGGAGGGCCTGGTCTTGTCTGGCTGACCTCATTGCATGTGGCCTTCCTAGCacatctccttccctttcctttcccttccactttccccaTTGTACACATAGGGAAACCAGGGCAGGTAACGTGGGGCCTCTCAGCCCCATCTGCCTCCTTGGGACCCCAGAGCCCATGCCACACAGTGCTCTGCTCAGCACCCTGCTGTGGGCCTCAAAGCcaactgcagcctcctgggagcAGCCAGGGACTTGGGGTGGCCACAACCACATCCCCAGAAGGAGCAACCCGGATAATGGCCCAGAACCTGACATCACGTCCTGACTGTCGTAATTAGCAATGTTCCCTGGCTAGAGCCAGCAAATGTCATTATATGGGCTGGCGGGCAGCTGAAATCTGATTAGAGGGGCCTCACTCTCCCTGGGCTGTGGGAAGTGCACAGAGCTGGCAGCCCGATCGGCAGAGGGGTTCCCCCTCCCACTAATGTTCCTGAGCCCCAGTCCCAGCTCTGGGCAAGGTAGAAAAGTCAGCATCCATGGTCTCAGCCCCCTAGTCTGGCCATATAGAGCCAGCCCCTCTGGGTTAGAGTCCTCAGTGCCCACATGCTATCCTCACACATaatcccagggaggctgagagatGAGGccagggggcagggcagggcaactGAGAGGAGCAGAGGCGGCGCTGAATTGTGGGGGGCCATTCAATGGTGTTCCTGCATGGGTTTTGAGCAAGTGGGAGGCTTTGCACTGTAGAGCATCCCAAAAGCAGCTGTTTTGGGGCTAGGCAGTGAGGAGTTGAGTGACTGCTGCCAGGGTTCTAGCATGGCCCTGTGTCTGATGGGGCTTAGTGGTGAGGGCCTGGAGTAGTCACAGGCTCAGTATACCTGGTGGGCTACAGGAGATAGTGTAATGCAGGCAGGTGTAACCATAAGGAGGAGCTCCAGCCAGGGGCTCTGCCTTACCCTAACCacgtgaccctgggcaagtgacttctctctgggcctgtttGACCATCTGCAGCACTGGAATAAGAGGTGTCATTGTGGGGCGTTTCTGAGGCTCACAGGGCTAGGCCCCCACAGAGTGCTCAGGAGCCATAGCTGCGGCAGGGATCATCATCTCCATCACTGCCTCCCTGCATCTCCTTCCTCTAGACCTCCTGCCCCCCGAGGTCTGCAGTCTCCTGAACCCAGCAGCCATCTACGCCAACAACGAGATCAGCCTGCGTGATGTTGAGGTCTACGGCTTTGACTATGACTACACCCTGGCCCAGTATGCAGACGCACTGCACCCGGAGATCTTCAGCGCCGCCCGTGACATCCTGATCGAGCACTACAAGGTGAGGCAGGGGTCCTTGCCACCAACACACCCAGGGCTTGGAGGCCAGCCAGACCCACCTTGGCCTAAGCTCAGGGCTGAGTCGTGGGGCTCCCCTGGCCCTTTTGCCTGGCAGCCGCCCTGGGCAGGTGGCTGGATTGACCCCCTGGGGTGGCCACCCAGCCAGCAGGTCTGGCAGGGCTATTGGCTTAGGCCTGGCCCCTTTCCCCTGGCAGTACCCAGAGGGGATTCGGAAGTATGACTACAACCCCAGCTTTGCCATCCGTGGCCTCCACTATGACATTCAGAAGGTGAGTGGCTGGACCTGTATAGGggctccctccttggcctcctcttGGTATGGTCATTACCCCTCTGTACCATCCAGCTGGGGTTCTGGCATGGGCTGAAAGAGGCTGGCTTGGGGCCGTGGTGAAACTGCCTCCTCACCGTCCGTCCTGCCTCCCTGGTGCCTCCAGAGCCTTCTGATGAAGATTGACGCCTTCCACTACGTGCAGCTGGGGACAGCCTACAGGTCAGTCGGCTCTGCCCCaaccccgcccccgccccacccTACACTGCTGGTCTGGCTCAGGACTACCTTGGACTGATGGTATCTTGGGCCTGCTCAGGGGCCTCCAGCCTGTGCCAGACGAGGAGGTGATTGAGCTGTATGGGGGTACTCAGCACATCCCACTATACCAGATGAGTGGCTTCTATGGCAAGGTACTCCATACCCCAGCAGCCAGCCTGCCCCACAGACATGTGCCCATGTCCCAAGGCAGATTTGGGGCCCTCGTCTCCAGCACTGAAGGGGTTGGGGCCCCAAAGGGTGTCTGAGACAATGGCCCCTTCCCCAGGGTCCCTCCATTAAGCAGTTCATGGACATCTTCTCGCTACCGGAGATGGCTCTGCTGTCCTGCGTGGTGGACTACTTTCTGGGCCACAGCCTGGAGTTTGACCAAGCACACCTCTACAAGGACGTGACGGTGAGGATGCTGGGCCTGCCCTCAGATGGCAGGAAAGGCTAAGTCCAGCCACAGCGGGACAGGCCCACCTGGGCCCTGCTGCACCCTCATTGTCCTCCACTGCTCCCAGGACGCCATCCGAGACGTGCACGTGAAGGGCCTCATGTACCAGTGGATCGAACAGAACATGGGTAAGTGTGGACAGAAGCCCTGCCCTGGCCAGCCCGAGCAGGTGGCAGGGCTGGCCCTCACAGACCCATCTGCCCCATTAGAGAAGTACATCCTGAGAGGGGATGAGACGTTTGCTGTCCTGAGCCGCCTGGTGGCCCATGGGAAACAGCTGTTCCTCATCACCAACAGTCCTTTCAGCTTCGTGTGAGTCCAGCCCCTGTGGACGGAGGGACAGCAGGGCCAGGGCTCTGGGTGGGGAGAGCAGGCACAGAGCCGCCCTCAGACTACTTGCCACCTGAACCTCCTCCACACAGAGACAAGGGGATGCGGCACATGGTGGGTCCTGATTGGCGCCAGCTCTTCGATGTGGTCATTGTCCAGGCAGACAAGCCCAGCTTCTTCACTGACCGGCGCAAGTATGGGCATGGTGGGGGTtgcagggcagggaaggggaaTAGAGGCCCCACCCCAATGAGGGGACTGAAGGAGGAGGCCAACCTGGCCCTTGCCCACTGCCCAATGTGCTTGGGGTGAGAACACCCCCTTGCTGGCATGGATCCACTTGAGCAGGTGGGCCTTTACGGAGGAGGGATGGGGGTTGCCCGGCCCGTGGCCCAGCCACAGACTGGAAGTCAAGCCCTTTACCTGCACCCCAGGCCTTTCAGAAAACTCGATGAGAAGGGCTCACTTCAGTGGGACCGGATCACCCGCTTGGAAAAGGGCAAGATCTATCGGCAGGTAAGGGCCATCTGGGGAGAGCAGCATGTGGTGGGGGCACGGGGCCTAGCTAGGGCCCCAGGCTGTGCAGAGGCAGCCTCTGAAGAAGCAGCACAGCTCCTTGGCCCTGAGCAGCCTCACACAGGCAATGGCTGGCAGGGAGCAGGTCTGAGTGCCCTCAAGAGCTTGACCTCTGGGTCAAGCTGCCTGGCTTTGAATTCCTAACTCCACTACTCAGCAGAGGGAGCCTGGCCTGGTTGCCTGACCtctgtgccttgcttcccttGTCTGCAAAAGAGGTGTAATACTCTCTACTGAAGCTGTGGTATAAAGCCCTCAGAATGGCcggtgggccaggcgcggtggctcatgcctgtaatcccagcagtttgggaggctgaggctgcaggatAGCttgttgagctcaggagtttgagaccagcctggccaacatggcgaaaccccatctttactaaaaatagaaaaaattagcgggcatggtagcatgcacctgtggtcccagctactccagagactgaggtgggaggatcacttgagcccaggagttcgaggctgtggtgagctgtgatcacaccactgcactctagcctgggcaacaatgcaagaccctgtcttcaaaaaacaaGAATGGTCAGAGATCGTGAAATGCCTGATGAATGGTGTCATTTCTTGGGGCTGAGCACTCTGCTGCAGCCAGAACAAGTCTGGTTGGGGGCAGCTCATTGGGTGATCTAGAGAAACTCTTCCTTCTTACCTGGCTAGGAAAATGAGAGGGCCTGGTGTTGAGGTGGGATTAGGTGTCTATGAGCAGGCAGTGATTAAGGTTTAGCCCTGGCTGGAATGTGGAAATCCTGGCTGAGCTGGGCTTCTTCAGGCTAGGGGTTCTAAAGGCcttggggctggaggagggggaaGCCAGCAGCTGGCCAGGGGAGCAGTGTGGGGGTGGCCAATGCCCAGGCCTGGCCTGCAGGAAACACTCCCACCCTCTCAGCCCTGCCCACTTCTCTGCGTCCCACCCTTCTGCACCCAAACTCTCCACAGCCCTCGGGCCCAGGTGCGTCCCTTCAGCTCTGAGGGCGCTGctctctcctgccttggcatccggCCTCAGCTAAAGAGGGTCATACACCTTTGTGAGAAACACATGACTTTCTTCCCTGGCAGctttcaggcagttctttatgCCCAATATTCTGAAGCTGCCTTCCACTGTGTGTTGGATCCTGCCTGTCACTAGGAGTCTCTCAGTCTCCTGCCCTTTGAAACTCTTTCTCTTGGTCTAGGGCCTGCCTAGGCCTCTGCCCCTCCACTTGAACTTAGTTCAGCAGTTGGCTTCCCCCACACCACCTGTTTCCCCCAGCGCTTCCACTTCTGAGGCTTGGGATGCACAGACTGTTCCAAGAACTGTGCTTGCTGGGTGTCAATTATTCTCGCTTTTGGGGTGTGGACTCCTGCCCTGGTGGCTGCTGCCTGAGCACTAGTCCGGTGATTCCCGCTCTGGGCCTCTCAGTTTCTGCCGCCTTGTGAGCTTCCCCAGTTACATGTGGGCCTGGCTGAGTGTCCCCATCTTTCTCTGGCTCCAAGATGCTGGTGGCCCTGGTGAGGTCTGCCATTGGTCTGCCAGGTCCCTCTGCACTGAGGCAGGGGAGGCCAGCAAGGAATTCAGGGCTGCAGAGCCTTCCCTGCAGTTTCTTCTTTACAAACAGGAATTCAATCCCTAACCTGGGGTACATGTGAGACCACAGGCAGGAGCCCCTCGAGGCATgggcaccatgccaggcctgtaGGGCACCTTCCTGCAGCAGGCAGAATCCGCTTCCCAAGTAGGAGGGGAAAGTGACAAGGACCAGGGCCCAGGGAGGGAGCAGCAAGGCCGCGGGAAAGGGCAGCCAGCATCCGGCTGAATTTGGGCTGCCTCTGGGGATTCCGGAGGGAGGACTGGTGGAGGACAAGGCACACTTGGCTCAGCagcattcccctcctctccctagGGAAACCTGTTTGACTTCTTACGCTTGACGGAATGGCGTGGCCCCCGCGTGCTCTACTTCGGGGACCACCTCTATAGTGATCTGGCGGtgagggaggcagggctgggttGCAGTGGGGGAGGGCCAGGAATCCCCCCTACCCCAGCAACTGGCGCTGAGCCCAGTTCCGCCGCCCCACCCACCAGGATCTCATGCTGCGGCACGGCTGGCGCACAGGCGCCATCATCCCCGAGCTGGAGCGTGAGATCCGCATCATCAACACGGAGCAGTACATGCACTCGCTGACATGGCAGCAGGCGCTCACGGGGCTGCTGGAGCGCATGCAGGTGTGGGCCGGGGTGGCTGTGGGAGGGCCAGGGCGGTAGCCTCCTGGGTGCACGCACCCAATGCACACCTTGTGTCCTCAGACCTATCAGGACGCAGAGTCGAGGCAGGTGCTGGCTGCCTGGATGAAAGAGCGGCAGGAGCTGAGGTGAGCAGGTGGGGCCGGGGCAGGAGTCCCAGCCAAGCCACCACCCCAGGCCCACCCCTTGAGTGGAGCATGTCTTCCTCGCCAGGTGCATCACCAAGGCCCTGTTCAACGCGCAGTTCGGCAGCATCTTCCGCACCTTCCACAACCCCACCTACTTCTCAAGGCGCCTCGTGCGCTTCTCTGACCTCTACATGGCCTCCCTCAGCTGCCTGCTCAACTACCGCGTGGACTTCACCTTCTACCCACGCCGCACGCCGCTGCAGCACGAGGCACCCCTCTGGATGGACCAGCTCTGCACCGGCTGCATGAAGACCCCCTTCCTTGGCGACATGGCCCACATCCGCTGAGGGCACCTTTATTGTCTGGgacaggcccccagcccctcccgcCCCATCCACCCAGACAAGCAATAAAAGTGGTCTCCTCCCTGCACATGCCTCTGCTTTCAGCCCCAGCCTCATCACTTGACTGTGAGGATCCTCTGGGTGTCAGGGAAATCCTCCTCCAGGAGTGAGTCCTAGAAGAGCAGGGTTGTTGGTGGAGGGTGTGACCAGGGCCTGGGCCCATCCCACATCTGCCACACTTCCATGCTCACATCGAAGGGTTCACAAAAGGCGTCGCTGCCAAAGACAGGGTTGGGGACAGAGACCAGGGTGGGGTTGGTCCCTTCTTGCCACGGTGAGAAGTCGTCCTCAGCATCATCTTCCGCCTGGGAGCAGCAGAGGGGTGAGTGGCGAGGCGCCTCGAGCGAGATCCAAGGACCCGCCATGGCAGCCCCAACCCAGCCctacctggaaggcagagaagcCAAAGCCCGTGGGCTTGCCTCGGGCACGGAGGTAGAGAGCTCCGGCCACCAAGCCAAGCAGTGCTCCAGCGGCAAGCACAGCCCCCACGCCTGCCGCCACAGGTGGGGCTTCAGGCGCCAGCACTGCCTGCTACAAACAGGGAGAGTGTTGACCTGGCAGGAGCTGTCCCACCACCTTCCCCAGGCTCACAGGTTGTGGGGGTGCCAGGAAGGGCTCTGCCTCCCCCTTCCTCAACTCACGGGCTGTGGGGGTGCCAGGAGGGGGCTGGCCAGAGCATGGATGATGCCATTGAAGGCCATGATGTCCCACACGATGATATGGCTAACCACAACTGTCCCTGGGGCCTGCAGGGAGACCAGAGTCAGGCCCACGGTGAgcaagggccagggccagggccaacGGGGTGGGACAGTGGCCAGACTCACCACAGGGGCCCAGGAACTGTTGTCAGGGCCTGCGTCACTGATGATGAGGCTGAGGCCTGAGTGGGCCGGAAGCAACTTCCCCTGGCTGGCGTTGGCACTTAGGAGGGTGGCGTTGGAGGCGTGCAGCTCCAAGTCTGGGCCACTCAGCGTCTGTGAGCAGAGCAAGGCCTGTTGGCCTGGGCCAGATGGAGATGGCCAATTCGGGCTCTGCTCTGCCTACACCCTTGGGGGTTACCATGTTGTCCACAAAGCCTTCATTGACAGGGACAAAGAGTGTCTTATATGTGAGCTCATCATTCAGGAAGTCCAGGAAGTCGAGACCCCGCTGGGTGGCATTGGCATAGCCCAGTAGCATCTGGCACGGTGGAAAGACAGAACTATCAGCAGACTTCCTCCTCAGGGATCCCAGcatcccctccccgcccccaagGGTGGGCCCCACACACCCCATAGAAGGTGGAGAAGTTGGCAGTGGCAGCCAGCACATCCAGCAGCTTCCCATTGCACATGCTGATCCCGTCACCCACGAAGCCATCTCGGCAACG is a window encoding:
- the NT5DC2 gene encoding 5'-nucleotidase domain-containing protein 2 isoform X1 translates to MVGAGLRAAARRWLLCGGHGGPRAASSSPSCPGCGPQGPGAHCPGAPRSAPAQAPAGGADLSAHLWARYQDMRRLVHDLLPPEVCSLLNPAAIYANNEISLRDVEVYGFDYDYTLAQYADALHPEIFSAARDILIEHYKYPEGIRKYDYNPSFAIRGLHYDIQKSLLMKIDAFHYVQLGTAYRGLQPVPDEEVIELYGGTQHIPLYQMSGFYGKGPSIKQFMDIFSLPEMALLSCVVDYFLGHSLEFDQAHLYKDVTDAIRDVHVKGLMYQWIEQNMEKYILRGDETFAVLSRLVAHGKQLFLITNSPFSFVDKGMRHMVGPDWRQLFDVVIVQADKPSFFTDRRKPFRKLDEKGSLQWDRITRLEKGKIYRQGNLFDFLRLTEWRGPRVLYFGDHLYSDLADLMLRHGWRTGAIIPELEREIRIINTEQYMHSLTWQQALTGLLERMQTYQDAESRQVLAAWMKERQELRCITKALFNAQFGSIFRTFHNPTYFSRRLVRFSDLYMASLSCLLNYRVDFTFYPRRTPLQHEAPLWMDQLCTGCMKTPFLGDMAHIR
- the NT5DC2 gene encoding 5'-nucleotidase domain-containing protein 2 isoform X2, whose amino-acid sequence is MVGAGLRAAARRWLLCGGHGGPRAASSSPSCPGCGPQGPGAHCPGAPRSAPAQAPAGGADLSAHLWARYQDMRRLVHDLLPPEVCSLLNPAAIYANNEISLRDVEVYGFDYDYTLAQYADALHPEIFSAARDILIEHYKSLLMKIDAFHYVQLGTAYRGLQPVPDEEVIELYGGTQHIPLYQMSGFYGKGPSIKQFMDIFSLPEMALLSCVVDYFLGHSLEFDQAHLYKDVTDAIRDVHVKGLMYQWIEQNMEKYILRGDETFAVLSRLVAHGKQLFLITNSPFSFVDKGMRHMVGPDWRQLFDVVIVQADKPSFFTDRRKPFRKLDEKGSLQWDRITRLEKGKIYRQGNLFDFLRLTEWRGPRVLYFGDHLYSDLADLMLRHGWRTGAIIPELEREIRIINTEQYMHSLTWQQALTGLLERMQTYQDAESRQVLAAWMKERQELRCITKALFNAQFGSIFRTFHNPTYFSRRLVRFSDLYMASLSCLLNYRVDFTFYPRRTPLQHEAPLWMDQLCTGCMKTPFLGDMAHIR